ACAGAGCTGGTCGTGAAGCAGCGTGGCGTGCCATGGATAACGCCCTCCCCCTAGTGCGAGATGGCGTATCGTTAAAATTTGTGTTTTTGCCTGACGGCGAAGATCCTGACAGTTTAGTGCGCCAGCAAGGGCAACAAGCCTTTGAGCAAGTGCTAGAACAAGCACAGCCTTTGTCAAAATTCTTGTTGGAGAACCTTATCGCCAAAGTGGACATGACCAGTTTAGAAGGTCGCGCCTCACTCGCTGAATCTTTCCAACCGTTCTTAAATAAAATGCCCGCCAGTATTTTAAAAGAAAGTCTGATCAATGAAATTGCCAATAACTTTGGTACGGGTAGTGAGCATTTAGCCAAACAGCTTAGCCAAGCCTCACCATCACCGGCGAAAGCTCAAGCCAAGGCTAACACGCCAACAAGAACAACACCGGCAAGGCTTGCTATTGCACTTTTACTTGAATCACCAGCATTGGCACAAACGCTGCCAAATCCACAAGTACTCGGCCAGCTAGATCAGCCCGGTGTAAGTTTATTAACAGAGCTGCTTGAAATTTGCACGCGCAGCCCCAATATCAACAGCGGTCAAATTATTGAGATGTACCGTGACCGTGTTGAAGGTAAACAACTTGCCAAACTATTGTGTTGGGAACATCAAATAAATGCTGATAATGCCGAGGATGTATTCCTTGATAGCATTGAAAAGTTGCTGAATACCTTAGTTGAACAACGCACCGAATTACTGCTGCAAAAAGGTCGACTAAATCAATTAACAGCACAAGAAAAAAGAGAATTACAGGCCTTGTTAAACGAGCAATCGCTGTAACAAGATCTGACAATATGTAACGCAGTAAACAATGAAAGCGCTGGCAATTTTATCGTCAACTTGCTAGAATTTATCGCTTACTGTTCTTATTTTGATAGCCATAAATAGGTGGACATTCGTCAATGGATCAAGCCCCACAATCTAGACTTAAAGAGTTAATAACCAAAGGTAAAGAACAAGGTTATTTAACTTTTGCAGAAGTTAACGATCACCTCCCTCAAGACATTATCGATTCCGATCAAGTTGAAGATATTATTCGCATGATCAACGACATGGGTATTCAGGTATTTGAAAATGCCCCTGACGCCGATGAACTGATGATGAGCGAGGCCAATACTGATGAAGATGCTGCCGAAGCTGCTGCTCAAGCACTTGCCACGGTAGAGAGTGAAATAGGCCGCACAACCGATCCGGTACGTATGTATATGCGTGAAATGGGTACGGTTGAACTACTAACGCGTAAAGGCGAAATCGTTATCGCCAAGCGTATCGAAGAAGGTATCAAAGAAGTACAACGCTCGGTAGCCGAATACCCACCAGCGATCAATTTCCTATTAGATCAATGGGACAACTTTGTTGCTGAAGAAATTCGCTTAAGTGACATTATTGTTGGTTTCTTAGACCCAGACGCTGAAGACGATGACGTAGCCGCAGCGGCAACGCACGTTGGCTCTGAATTATCAGAAGAAGAATTGGAAGATGAAGATTCAGATATCCAAGATTCTGACGATAGCGATGATGATAGCGAAGAAGAAGCCGATACAGGCCCAGATCCTGAGCTAGCTAAAGAAAAATTCACTGCTCTACGCGAAGCTTATGAAGCAGCGAACAAAGTGATTGACGCTAAAGGTCGCGGCCACGCTGATTCAGAAAAAGCAATCGACGCACTAGCTGACGTATTCAAAGAATTCCGCTTAGTACCAAAAGTGTTTGATCGCCTAGTGAAGAACATGCGTGACGTAATGGATCGTCTGCGTGTACAAGAGCGTTTAATCATGAAGCACTGCGTTGTTGGTGCAGGTATGCCAAAAGCTACCTTTATCAAAATCTTCCCAGGTAATGAAACATCATTAGACTGGTTCGAAGCACAAAAAGCCTCTGGCGAAAGCTACGCGAAACGCTTATCAGACATTGAAATGGATGTTGAGCGCAGTATTCTTAAGCTTAAACAGCTAGAAGAAGAAACTTTCTTAAACGTACACGGTATTAAAGATATCAACCGTCGTATGTCAATCGGTGAAGCAAAAGCTCGCCGCGCGAAAAAAGAAATGGTTGAAGCGAACTTACGTCTTGTTATTTCAATCGCGAAAAAATACACCAACCGTGGTTTACAATTCTTAGACCTTATCCAAGAAGGTAATATTGGTCTAATGAAAGCGGTTGATAAGTTCGAATACCGTCGTGGTTACAAGTTCTCAACTTATGCAACATGGTGGATTCGCCAAGCAATCACTCGCTCGATTGCCGACCAAGCACGTACCATCCGTATTCCTGTGCACATGATTGAAACGATTAACAAGCTTAACCGTATCTCACGTCAAATGTTGCAAGAAATGGGTCGCGAACCAACACCAGAAGAGTTAGCAGAGCGCATGGTGATGCCGGAAGACAAAATTCGCAAAGTATTGAAAATTGCTAAAGAGCCTATTTCAATGGAAACGCCAATCGGTGACGATGAAGATTCACACTTAGGTGACTTTATTGAAGATGGCAGCGGTGAACTTCCAGTGGACTCAGCAACATCTGAAAACTTGAAGCACGCAACACACGAAGTACTAGCAGGCTTAACTGCCCGTGAAGCCAAAGTATTGCGTATGCGCTTCGGTATCGACATGAATACTGACCACACGTTAGAAGAAGTTGGTAAGCAGTTTGATGTTACGCGTGAGCGTATTCGTCAAATCGAAGCAAAAGCGCTTCGCAAGCTTCGCCACCCTTCTCGTTCAGAGCAGCTTAAGAGCTTCTTAGACGGCGAGTAATTGGTCAGCAATGAGTTACACTCATTGAATTCCTAATATAAAAAATCCAGCCTAGTGCTGGATTTTTTATACCTTTTCACTTTCACTTTAACCTTTTACTTTTAACCTTTCAGTAAAACGCAATGGCAAGTAAAACAAGGCTTTCACTTAACCTGCTGCTAATTTATCTACTTCTGATGTCGTATCATCAGCATCTTTTTTAACTCTCGGTGCGGTTGAATATACAAAAACTAACATTGGCTTCTCACACTCTTCCTGCAGCAGCTTTAACGTTTCTAGATTCGCTTCTGTCAGCACTGAATGCTGTGTTAACAAACACTGCTCTAGACGGTCAAATACGTCTTGAGCAAGCACTTGCCCAGCTCTTAATTGGCTAATAGTACGTGGAAGTTCATACTGACAGTCAGGTAATGGCTGGCAAAGTAGCTTCTCGGCTTTGAGAATAAGTTTGCCGTTAAAGTATTTTTTCATCACGGGTTTAAGAGTTTTAAAAGCCGCAACGGGTTGATGTAACTCGCCATCAATTTGACCGCAAATATATAGGTCTAAAAACACCACTAACGAAAGTATTTTCGCGGCCAAAGCATACACCGAATTGTCTTGCTGAAATGGCTCCGCATCGTCAAGTTGGCAATGAGTACTACCCCAAACAAAATAAGCACTGCTTACGATTTTTGCACTTGCACTCAACATGGGCGTATCTAGCAAAATATCACTGCTTAACTGAGGTAGTTTTTGCCAGATATGTAATGCTTGGGGTTTTAGTTCTTCCAATGGCGTGCCTGCTAAATTGGCATCTTGTTCAGTCAACGCAATACGATAGAACAAGCCCGCCAAATAAATTGCATTCCCCAATTCCATCGGTAACCCAGCTTGTTCTGCCAATATTTTGGCCTGTTGTGCAATACGGTTGGCGTGACCAGAGGTGTCTTGAGTGTGACTGGCCACCAAATTAGCCGACAAATTAATCAGATCATTATGTGAATTAACAAGGCGCTCTGTTTGCTGTTGAGAATGCTCATTACTTGACAGCATCATAGTGCTGATTAGCTCACTCGCCTCACTTTTATCTTTAAGATATTGGTTTTTTTGCTTCAGCTTTTTAACCGCAAACGCTCGTTTATTTTCTTGCTTTAAGTCATTAATCAAGCGCTCTAGTGTTGTCAGCAACACATCGTTATCCCAAGGCTTGTCTAAGTATGCTTGAACATGCCCCTGATTAATTGCCGCTTGCGCCATTTCGGCATCGGCGTATCCCGTTAAAATCACACGACGCGTTTTAGGGCTCAATTTGTAGACGCTCGCCATCAAGTCAACGCCATTCACCTCTGGCATCTTCATATCACTAAGCATAATATGTGTTGGCGACGACTCAAAAAAAGCCAGCGCTTGCTGAGGATCGGTAAATCCATGCACTTGGTAACGCTTAACCAATAAACGTGTTAAGGCTTTTACGATTTCTTGCTCGTCGTCGACAATTAAAATTGACGGCTTCATGATACTTCTCCACAAATAACAACTCGATATTTAACTTTTGCAATATGCATCTCTTTGCAAACATCTATGACTTACAACACCTTTACTTTTACCTTTAACTCTATTTATTGCTTATTACGCTTGAGGCAAATACAGCGCTGCATCAGCAGCACGTTGCTGCCATGATGCTTGTCGAACACTCGACACTCGCGCTTCTTTCTCTTGCACGCTAGCGCGTCTGCTGGCAGCAACAATAGTTTTAGCGAAGCTGTGTTGCTCACTCGCTACCTCAACTAAATGCTGGTATTCAGCCAACGCATTAAAGTAGGTGCTGGCAATAGGTGTACCGCTAGCCAAATATTCACGCAGCTTTAACGGGTTGCACATACGTATTTGCTGACTGTTTTTAAACGGTAACATCGCCACTTGCCAATGCCGTAAATAGGCTGGCAAAGCGTCATGAGGTTTAGCGTCCAGAAAGTAAATATTCTGTTGATTTTCAAGCAAACTGACATCGCACTCAATATTACCAATTAGCACAAAATTCCAATTAGGCAATGCTAAGGCACTTTCCAGCAATAATGCTTGGTCAAGCCATTGCGATATACTGCCATAAAACCCAGCAATGGGTTTTCCTAGCGGTAAATCTTGCGGCCAAGGAGTGCTTTGACAACCATTATTGACACTGTCTGATTGAAACAACTGGCAATCAACGCCATGCGGAATAACCACGGTTTTATTTTCAGGCAGTTTACCGAGTAACGGCTGACTCGCAGCAAATACCATGCTTGCTCGTTCACACAACTCTTGCTCTTTGCTAACCACAAATTCATGATCAACACCGGCCAACGCACTAAAATCATCGCCACAATAATAAACGCAGTCACATTCTTGCTCAGTGCTTTCAAAAATCGATAGGTAATCGACCGCTGTTGGTAGTGACGTCCAGACGATCGGACGGCCTGACAGTGCATCTATGGCACTAGCTAACTGCCGTTTCAGTAAGAATTTATTAAGCCATAGCAATATCGGCTGATCGGTACAAGGAAGCACTAGCGGATTTATCACTGTAAATTGATACGGGCTCGACGGCATTTTTTGTGCTGTACATTCATCTTGTACATCTTGTTCACGTGGCCCGAACTGCTCATATTGCTCATTCATGCGCTTACCAGCTTTATCAGTTGTATCGAAAAACCGAGCCTTGAGCTTGCTAAAAATACGGCTAATATCACGCCAGCTAAATTTCGGTTTACGCAACCCAATCGAGTTAATCCAGATAATATCTCTTTGCGTGCTCAGTACTTTTACTAAGTGCTGGGTCGAGCTTGGATGTCTCCCCCAGTCTTCGCCAAAAACGACCATAGGGCGACTCGTTTCGCTGTTGCCCTTAGTCGCAGTCGCTT
The nucleotide sequence above comes from Thalassotalea euphylliae. Encoded proteins:
- the rpoD gene encoding RNA polymerase sigma factor RpoD, whose protein sequence is MDQAPQSRLKELITKGKEQGYLTFAEVNDHLPQDIIDSDQVEDIIRMINDMGIQVFENAPDADELMMSEANTDEDAAEAAAQALATVESEIGRTTDPVRMYMREMGTVELLTRKGEIVIAKRIEEGIKEVQRSVAEYPPAINFLLDQWDNFVAEEIRLSDIIVGFLDPDAEDDDVAAAATHVGSELSEEELEDEDSDIQDSDDSDDDSEEEADTGPDPELAKEKFTALREAYEAANKVIDAKGRGHADSEKAIDALADVFKEFRLVPKVFDRLVKNMRDVMDRLRVQERLIMKHCVVGAGMPKATFIKIFPGNETSLDWFEAQKASGESYAKRLSDIEMDVERSILKLKQLEEETFLNVHGIKDINRRMSIGEAKARRAKKEMVEANLRLVISIAKKYTNRGLQFLDLIQEGNIGLMKAVDKFEYRRGYKFSTYATWWIRQAITRSIADQARTIRIPVHMIETINKLNRISRQMLQEMGREPTPEELAERMVMPEDKIRKVLKIAKEPISMETPIGDDEDSHLGDFIEDGSGELPVDSATSENLKHATHEVLAGLTAREAKVLRMRFGIDMNTDHTLEEVGKQFDVTRERIRQIEAKALRKLRHPSRSEQLKSFLDGE
- a CDS encoding response regulator — protein: MKPSILIVDDEQEIVKALTRLLVKRYQVHGFTDPQQALAFFESSPTHIMLSDMKMPEVNGVDLMASVYKLSPKTRRVILTGYADAEMAQAAINQGHVQAYLDKPWDNDVLLTTLERLINDLKQENKRAFAVKKLKQKNQYLKDKSEASELISTMMLSSNEHSQQQTERLVNSHNDLINLSANLVASHTQDTSGHANRIAQQAKILAEQAGLPMELGNAIYLAGLFYRIALTEQDANLAGTPLEELKPQALHIWQKLPQLSSDILLDTPMLSASAKIVSSAYFVWGSTHCQLDDAEPFQQDNSVYALAAKILSLVVFLDLYICGQIDGELHQPVAAFKTLKPVMKKYFNGKLILKAEKLLCQPLPDCQYELPRTISQLRAGQVLAQDVFDRLEQCLLTQHSVLTEANLETLKLLQEECEKPMLVFVYSTAPRVKKDADDTTSEVDKLAAG
- a CDS encoding glycosyltransferase family 1 protein encodes the protein MNKSYAPKQREQVTHDPQAQQATATKGNSETSRPMVVFGEDWGRHPSSTQHLVKVLSTQRDIIWINSIGLRKPKFSWRDISRIFSKLKARFFDTTDKAGKRMNEQYEQFGPREQDVQDECTAQKMPSSPYQFTVINPLVLPCTDQPILLWLNKFLLKRQLASAIDALSGRPIVWTSLPTAVDYLSIFESTEQECDCVYYCGDDFSALAGVDHEFVVSKEQELCERASMVFAASQPLLGKLPENKTVVIPHGVDCQLFQSDSVNNGCQSTPWPQDLPLGKPIAGFYGSISQWLDQALLLESALALPNWNFVLIGNIECDVSLLENQQNIYFLDAKPHDALPAYLRHWQVAMLPFKNSQQIRMCNPLKLREYLASGTPIASTYFNALAEYQHLVEVASEQHSFAKTIVAASRRASVQEKEARVSSVRQASWQQRAADAALYLPQA